Proteins from a single region of Haloterrigena alkaliphila:
- a CDS encoding ribbon-helix-helix protein, CopG family, which produces MVPNQSKPVAARVPIDLAERLDRAADENDLTKSKLVARAVEYYVDENPDRIRAFYPDGSLAAFVEELFE; this is translated from the coding sequence ATGGTCCCAAACCAATCAAAGCCGGTCGCGGCCCGAGTGCCGATCGACCTCGCGGAGCGACTCGATCGGGCCGCCGACGAGAACGATCTCACGAAATCGAAGCTGGTCGCTCGTGCGGTCGAGTACTATGTCGACGAAAATCCGGATCGAATTAGAGCGTTCTACCCGGACGGTTCGCTCGCCGCATTCGTCGAGGAGCTATTCGAATGA